In Microbacterium laevaniformans, a single window of DNA contains:
- a CDS encoding GntR family transcriptional regulator, producing MRVADALRGEILSGALAPGAPLREEEIARAHDVSRHTVRAALAALGAERLVQLVPYAGARVSALDDDDLRALQQLRAALETEAVGLITEAQGSVWSPVTRATIEAAIDDLADAEARADWAATIRAHAAVHRAIVDAADSPRLAEAHAGLESEVLLLLTHVRPHYAPGALAAEHRAYLDALPRDGGAAVRAHLDHSTQLIRAAR from the coding sequence GTGCGCGTCGCCGACGCGCTGCGCGGCGAGATCCTGAGCGGAGCGCTGGCGCCGGGCGCGCCGCTGCGCGAAGAGGAGATCGCCCGCGCGCACGACGTGTCGCGGCATACCGTGCGTGCGGCCCTGGCCGCGCTCGGGGCGGAACGCCTCGTCCAGCTCGTCCCCTACGCCGGCGCCCGGGTCTCGGCGCTCGACGACGACGATCTGCGGGCGCTCCAGCAGCTGCGGGCCGCGCTGGAGACCGAGGCCGTAGGGCTGATCACCGAGGCGCAGGGCTCGGTGTGGTCGCCCGTGACGCGCGCGACGATCGAGGCGGCGATCGATGACCTCGCGGATGCCGAGGCCCGCGCCGACTGGGCCGCGACGATCCGCGCGCATGCCGCGGTCCACCGCGCGATCGTCGATGCCGCCGACAGCCCTCGTCTCGCGGAGGCCCACGCCGGCCTCGAGTCGGAGGTGCTGCTGCTGCTGACGCACGTGCGTCCCCACTACGCGCCGGGTGCGCTCGCCGCCGAGCATCGCGCCTACCTCGACGCGCTGCCCCGCGACGGGGGAGCGGCCGTCCGCGCGCATCTCGACCACTCGACGCAGCTCATCCGCGCCGCGCGCTGA
- a CDS encoding amino acid ABC transporter ATP-binding protein: protein MSGHAAASGTSVLRADDLWKSFGERDVLRGVSVSLAAHEVVALIGSSGSGKSTLLRCLGLLEPIDDGRIWLGDLDISDPRVDGNRVRARLGAVFQSYNLFPHLSVLDNVTLASRVVHRMPRARAEERAHDLLARVGLAEFAAAHPDRLSGGQQQRAAIVRAIATDPEVLLLDEITSALDPELVGEVLELVRALAAEGTTILMATHEMAFARDVADRVVFLDDGVIVEEGAAASVFAAPQHPRTQAFLSRFSG, encoded by the coding sequence GTGAGCGGGCACGCCGCGGCATCCGGCACTTCCGTCCTGCGCGCCGACGACCTCTGGAAGTCGTTCGGCGAGCGCGACGTCCTGCGGGGCGTCTCCGTCTCGTTGGCCGCGCACGAAGTGGTGGCCCTCATCGGCTCGTCCGGATCGGGCAAGTCGACACTGCTGCGCTGCCTGGGACTTCTGGAACCCATCGACGACGGGCGCATCTGGCTCGGCGACCTCGACATCTCCGACCCCCGCGTCGACGGCAACCGCGTGCGCGCACGCCTGGGGGCCGTCTTCCAGAGCTACAACCTGTTCCCCCACCTGTCGGTGCTCGACAACGTCACGCTGGCCTCGCGCGTCGTGCATCGGATGCCGCGGGCACGGGCCGAAGAGCGCGCCCACGATCTGCTCGCACGCGTGGGCCTCGCGGAGTTCGCGGCGGCACACCCCGACCGTCTCTCCGGCGGCCAGCAGCAGCGGGCGGCGATCGTGCGGGCGATCGCGACCGATCCCGAAGTGCTGCTTCTGGACGAGATCACCTCCGCGCTCGACCCCGAGCTCGTGGGCGAGGTGCTGGAACTCGTACGCGCTCTGGCCGCGGAGGGAACGACGATCCTGATGGCGACGCACGAGATGGCCTTCGCCCGTGACGTGGCCGACCGGGTCGTCTTCCTCGACGACGGCGTCATCGTCGAGGAAGGCGCCGCGGCATCCGTGTTCGCCGCGCCGCAGCATCCGCGAACGCAGGCGTTCCTCTCGCGCTTCTCCGGCTGA
- a CDS encoding amino acid ABC transporter permease yields MTIHSPSALELERRAFRRGRERRSVLVAIASSLVFAVIVWASVINTPGWASVQQAFFDPQIALQSLPKIWDGFLINLQVLGISLVTVSAVALLIAVLRTVRGPVFFPLRVLAAAYTDLFRGLPFIIVLYLIGFGVPTIMNTRIPVVVLGVVAVTLTYSSYVAEVLRAGIEAVHPSQRLAARALGLGYVQTLRRVVLPQAVRKVTPPLMNDFISMQKDVGLISILGAIDAIAAARSSASLSYNFTPYVVAGILFILLAIPTIRLTDWYTARLREREQQGSIL; encoded by the coding sequence GTGACCATTCACTCCCCCAGCGCGCTCGAGCTCGAGCGGCGTGCGTTCCGCCGCGGGCGGGAGCGACGCTCGGTGCTCGTCGCGATCGCCTCGAGCCTCGTGTTCGCGGTGATCGTCTGGGCGAGCGTCATCAACACGCCCGGGTGGGCGAGCGTGCAGCAGGCGTTCTTCGACCCGCAGATCGCCCTGCAGTCGCTGCCGAAGATCTGGGACGGCTTCCTCATCAATCTGCAGGTGCTCGGCATCTCGCTCGTCACCGTGTCGGCCGTCGCGCTCTTGATCGCGGTGCTACGCACCGTGCGCGGGCCGGTGTTCTTTCCGCTGCGCGTGCTCGCGGCGGCCTACACCGACCTCTTCCGCGGTCTGCCGTTCATCATCGTGCTCTACCTGATCGGCTTCGGCGTGCCGACGATCATGAACACGCGGATCCCCGTCGTGGTGCTCGGCGTCGTGGCGGTCACGCTCACCTATTCCTCGTACGTGGCCGAGGTGCTGCGCGCGGGCATCGAGGCGGTGCACCCGTCGCAGCGGCTGGCGGCCCGCGCCCTGGGCCTCGGCTACGTGCAGACCCTCCGGCGGGTCGTGCTGCCGCAGGCTGTCCGCAAGGTGACGCCGCCCCTCATGAACGACTTCATCTCGATGCAGAAGGACGTGGGACTCATCTCGATCCTCGGCGCGATCGACGCCATCGCCGCCGCCCGCTCGTCGGCGTCGTTGAGCTACAACTTCACTCCGTACGTCGTCGCCGGCATCCTGTTCATCCTGCTGGCCATCCCGACGATCCGCCTGACCGACTGGTACACCGCTCGACTGCGCGAGCGCGAGCAGCAGGGGTCGATCCTGTGA
- a CDS encoding ABC transporter substrate-binding protein, giving the protein MPRPILRTALAATAAVLALTLAGCAGGTSGPGGAASDSANADAGYITPGKLTFATGETAYEPYVYGDDPASGKGFEAAVAYAVADQLGFAKDDVVWVRTSFESAIAPGPKNFDINIQQYTITDERKQAVDFSTPYYEASQSVVAIKGGKAQGITDIAGLKPLAIGAMTGSTSAATLEKAIAPTTAPSLYNSNEDAVAALKAGQIDAIVLDTPTAYVAVNAPYIDNSFVVGELPAAGIPDQWGLLLAKNSPLTAKVSAAVDTLRNNGTLDELKKQWLSVLTEGVPQLK; this is encoded by the coding sequence ATGCCGCGTCCCATCCTGCGCACCGCCCTCGCCGCCACCGCGGCCGTTCTCGCCCTCACCCTCGCCGGCTGCGCCGGAGGGACCTCGGGCCCGGGAGGTGCGGCGTCCGACTCCGCGAACGCGGATGCCGGCTACATCACCCCCGGAAAACTCACCTTCGCCACGGGTGAGACGGCGTACGAGCCGTACGTGTACGGCGACGACCCGGCCTCCGGCAAGGGCTTCGAAGCAGCGGTCGCTTACGCCGTGGCCGATCAGCTCGGGTTCGCGAAGGACGACGTCGTCTGGGTGCGGACCTCCTTCGAGTCGGCCATCGCGCCGGGACCGAAGAACTTCGACATCAACATCCAGCAGTACACGATCACCGATGAGCGCAAGCAGGCCGTCGACTTCTCGACGCCCTACTACGAGGCGAGCCAGTCGGTCGTCGCGATCAAGGGCGGAAAAGCCCAGGGCATCACCGACATCGCGGGGCTGAAGCCCCTCGCGATCGGCGCGATGACCGGCTCGACGAGCGCCGCCACCTTGGAGAAGGCGATCGCCCCGACCACGGCGCCGTCGCTCTACAACTCCAACGAAGACGCCGTCGCCGCCCTCAAAGCCGGCCAGATCGACGCGATCGTGCTCGACACGCCCACCGCGTACGTCGCGGTCAACGCGCCCTACATCGACAACTCGTTCGTGGTCGGCGAACTGCCCGCCGCCGGCATCCCCGACCAGTGGGGACTGCTGCTCGCGAAGAACTCGCCGCTGACCGCGAAGGTGAGCGCCGCGGTCGACACCCTTCGCAACAACGGCACCCTCGATGAGCTGAAGAAGCAGTGGCTGTCGGTGCTGACCGAAGGCGTGCCGCAGCTGAAGTGA